The Oryza brachyantha chromosome 7, ObraRS2, whole genome shotgun sequence genomic interval ATGGCGTTGCGCCACTGgtgttcgccgccgtcgtcgcggcggccgtggTTCTCGCGGCGAGCCCCGGCGCGGcgcagagcagcggcggcggcggcagcagctgcATGACGGAGATGATCAGCCTGGCGTCGTGCCTGGGCTACATGTCCGGGAACTCGTCGGCGCCCAAGCCGTCGTGCTGCACGGCGCTGTCCAGCGTGGTGACGTCCAAGCCGGAGTGCCTCTGCAtggtgctcggcggcggcgcctcctcgCTCGGCGTCACCATCAACAACACCCGCGCGCTCGAGCTCCCCGCCGCCTGCAACGTCAAGACCCCTCCGGCCAGCCAGTGCAGCAGTAagactctctctcttcttccactCCGGCCAAACCCCTCCACCGTGATCTTCGCTaaccgacgccgccgtcgtacGTCCTTGCAGCTGTCGGCGTGCCGATCCCGTCTCCGacagcgccgccggcgtcgaccaCGAAGACCCCACCAGCGGCACCGGCGGTGCCAACTGAGACTCCTGCAGGAACCGGCGGCTCCAAGGCGACTCCGACGACGGTGACCCCCGGTCAGCAGAGCAGCGGGAGCGTCGGCAAGGCGGCGTCCATGGCGGCCGTCATTGTTTCTGTTGCATTTGCACTGATCCATGCCTGATTTCTACATGGATTGTGATCTGTTTCTACCATGTATGTTCTTAAATCTGCTTTATAATTGTTATGTTGCgcatattttgtatttttgttgaATTGTGTGGACTATGCCATCAATTTCTTGATGCTATTTTTATGAGTCTTTGGTTGTTGTAATCATTATATgtatcatattatttattttatgagaTCACTGAAGAGTATTGGATTTGAGTCAACTCTGGGTAATTGTCTATAGAGCAATTTACCATGCATCTTGGAGCATAgagatattatattttctattataaaatttcgtCCTCGAGATATGAAAACTTTAAGCGTAAATTCTCGTAGCACACTCAAAGAAATAAATGTCAACAAATAAGTCCATGATCTCACTAAAATCCTATAGATAGCATAACTGTATGTACGCAATATTTACGGATACAAAGATTTAAAAGTCAGTGGTTGAAGTGATGTATCCGTAGCCACATCTTTACACCACTAATGCTTCCTTGTGAACACAAGATGTCCACCCCCATATTTCCGTTTTTATAtcctaaaattttgaatttttaaccttaaattactttaagttgattttgaggtttttcaccgaagtttattttttatattatttttagatcactaagaatacgtatataaaaattttatccataaattacttttttttgcaaatatctcgtttggattttttcataaaaataccCAAATAATCACTCCCAGCTATTCCCATCGATCAgtaaaacatttttcttttggatgtGTTTTAAGTCAATTTTGAACATCACctattttgaaaagaaaaacatttagACAACCGAGTGTATAGATACGTAGTTTTGTCTCGAATATAGTattacaattttaaaaaccTTCCAAAGTTTTCAAATATCCTGCAATAGAAATCAGCTggcaaagtttattttcatgaCCTTTACAATATCCAAGATAACGAAAATTGTTTAGTTCCGGAAGAATGTCGTTTCCCAAATTCACTGATACCACTGTAGCTAAGTATGTGCAGTGTCATATCAACATGAACAACGTCAgaatataaaatcaaacacTAGAAGCAAATTTAATCATATCGTTGCACTGGTGACGTTTCTGCTGCTGCATATATAGAACATAGGACATGAACCTAAAATGCCAATTGCTAAAAATCTATGAATTGGCAGGTAGCATTTGGCTGGAGTTGGCCAGCCAGAGCAATCCAGCTATAAGCAAGATCTACTCACCTACCAAAATAACCAGTACATATTTAAGTACAAAAATTGGATAATCTATTCTGCTTTGACTAAGCAATGATGCGTTCACTACTGTCACTCTACGAATTCTGGCTCTCACCTTTTAGCTTAGAGAACTACTACAGTACGCCGCTATAGTAACGAGATACTTTAATGAGCGAAGCAACAAAGGGCAGCCGTTCAAAACGCAAACAGCAAAGTAGATAAACGGAGCACACATGatcaatttatctaatgaTCCCGTTGAGAACGGTATTCCGTTCCCTAGACTTTCTATttagcttatgcttataagtcaatacttaaattttcaactttaaatttagtattaatttttagaatttttttatagcttttagattgataagaacataaatataaaagttttgtttataaattatttttatttgtaaatacgcGGTTTGATTTTTCCCTCGAATACccaaaagtcaaaagatgaTCCCTAGATAGATGCTTTCTTCATCATGACTCTGGGTTAACcaaagtcatattttaatcaCACTTGCTAACTGCAACTTGTACTATCTCTAGTTCTCTACACTTGTATTTTAGAGTAGTTAGTTAGCCAATAGTTGCATATACAATGTTAGAATTGTAAAATAGAAGTGTACAGGGAGTGGGGCTGCAGCCCCCTACACACCGGATCTCCTGTGTaaaatagaggagagaggaggggaagaagagagaaaaaaaaagaataggaGGGCTAAAGGAGGAAGAAAGTAACTAGCTCCCAACCTTCCAACCTTCGGATTCTAGATCCGCCACTCCAACTCCAAGTGTGCACGTGTAGAGGGGGCGGTGCATCTATGAATGTTATTCGTCATTACATTCTTACGAAGAAAACAAGATGATCAGCAACTAATTAACTTGacacaaaaaaatacttcaGTTCATAAGATGACCAGGGAACAATGAGTGATTCAACGTACTTAACTGTTTCCAATTTTTACTTCTAATCCTCGTtacatttgtcatttttttactcCATTTTGTTTACTGTAGAGATTGATAGGTCTCCTTAATTAAATTCTTAATTAAATTGACTGCAAAGCGCAAACACAAGTTTAGGCATAACATTCGGATTTATTGAGTCGCTCGGATGC includes:
- the LOC107304523 gene encoding non-specific lipid transfer protein GPI-anchored 5-like produces the protein MAAAARASTGGANGVAPLVFAAVVAAAVVLAASPGAAQSSGGGGSSCMTEMISLASCLGYMSGNSSAPKPSCCTALSSVVTSKPECLCMVLGGGASSLGVTINNTRALELPAACNVKTPPASQCSTVGVPIPSPTAPPASTTKTPPAAPAVPTETPAGTGGSKATPTTVTPGQQSSGSVGKAASMAAVIVSVAFALIHA